In Streptomyces chartreusis NRRL 3882, the following are encoded in one genomic region:
- the recR gene encoding recombination mediator RecR, which produces MYEGVVQDLIDELGRLPGVGPKSAQRIAFHILQAEPTDVRRLAQALMEVKAKVRFCATCGNVAQEELCNICRDTRRDPAVICVVEEPKDVVAIERTREFRGRYHVLGGAISPIDGVGPDDLRIRELLARLADGTVTELILATDPNLEGEATATYLARMIKPMGLKVTRLASGLPVGGDLEYADEVTLGRAFEGRRLLDV; this is translated from the coding sequence TTGTACGAAGGCGTGGTCCAGGACCTGATCGACGAGCTGGGGCGGCTGCCCGGCGTCGGTCCGAAGAGCGCGCAGCGGATCGCCTTCCACATCCTGCAGGCCGAGCCCACGGACGTACGGCGGCTCGCCCAGGCCCTCATGGAGGTCAAGGCGAAGGTCCGCTTCTGCGCGACCTGCGGCAACGTCGCGCAGGAGGAGCTGTGCAACATCTGCCGCGACACGCGCCGCGACCCGGCGGTCATCTGCGTGGTCGAGGAGCCGAAGGACGTCGTGGCGATCGAGCGCACGCGTGAGTTCCGGGGCCGGTACCACGTCCTGGGCGGCGCGATCAGCCCGATCGACGGGGTGGGGCCGGACGACCTGCGGATCAGGGAACTCCTGGCCCGCCTGGCCGACGGCACGGTCACGGAGCTCATCCTCGCCACGGACCCGAATCTCGAAGGCGAGGCGACCGCCACGTACCTCGCCCGCATGATCAAGCCCATGGGCCTGAAGGTCACCCGCCTGGCCAGCGGCCTCCCGGTGGGTGGCGACCTGGAATACGCGGACGAGGTGACCCTCGGTCGCGCCTTCGAGGGGAGACGACTCCTAGATGTCTGA
- a CDS encoding DUF5063 domain-containing protein, which produces MSDATLHATDQNPDDFAVQIADQVESFLVAVTEIAKGDEPESAVPFLLLEVSQLLLAGGRLGAHEDIVPDERYEPDSGPEPDVDELRENLARLLDPIDVYSEVFDPYEPRKAPVPARISDDLTDVITDLRHGMAHYRAGRTTEALWWWQFSYFSNWGSTASATLRALQSVLAHVRLNQPLAELDGLDTDQDMGDDTLEIEAGRVMAEEIAGPLGLGPAK; this is translated from the coding sequence ATGTCTGACGCCACGCTGCACGCGACCGACCAGAACCCGGACGACTTCGCCGTCCAGATCGCGGACCAGGTCGAGAGCTTCCTGGTCGCCGTCACGGAGATCGCGAAGGGCGACGAGCCGGAGTCGGCCGTCCCCTTCCTGCTCCTGGAGGTCTCCCAACTCCTCCTGGCCGGCGGCCGTCTCGGCGCGCACGAGGACATCGTGCCCGACGAGCGCTACGAGCCCGACTCGGGCCCCGAGCCGGACGTCGACGAACTGCGCGAGAACCTGGCCCGCCTCCTCGACCCGATCGACGTCTACTCGGAGGTCTTCGACCCCTACGAGCCCCGCAAGGCTCCGGTCCCGGCCCGTATCTCCGACGACCTCACCGACGTCATCACCGACCTGCGCCACGGCATGGCCCACTACCGGGCGGGCCGCACCACGGAGGCCCTGTGGTGGTGGCAGTTCTCCTACTTCTCCAACTGGGGCTCCACCGCCTCCGCGACCCTCCGGGCCCTCCAGTCGGTCCTCGCCCACGTCCGCCTCAACCAGCCCCTGGCCGAACTCGACGGCCTCGACACGGACCAGGACATGGGCGACGACACCCTGGAGATCGAGGCGGGCAGGGTGATGGCGGAGGAGATCGCGGGCCCGCTGGGCCTCGGCCCGGCCAAGTAA
- a CDS encoding sensor histidine kinase — MIRQLVRSYIFLVAIAIALFTVPVAFSLTAQLRGDTEGSVLREAKTMALLLANGDSTSCEALQKMATAYAAETPGDVQVTGAPGCATGLLRPREDAALTAALDRNHVTTDWGSSFIWGPELVITVPAKTAAEDRVVGAVRIVYSTDEMTDRLWTIWGFRAILAVLVLVVAALLGAGVARRLTRPLRQLNDMASKFSDGDLTARSPVTGPPETQTLARTLNQGAERLDTLIAAQRIFVADASHQLRTPLTALRLSLDNIADGVDDEFVREDVEQATAEVVRMNRLVNGLLVLARAEAKVTVAEPLPLLDIVRERLAVWRPAADERGVTVALRGSVDGRPAVLSSSGHLDQMLDNVFSNALEVSPDGGTITVRVDPRGDVVGVSVLDEGPGMTDAEKSRAFDRFWRGQGLTGKGGSGLGLAVVKQLATDDGGTVALTDAPGGGLCVTITLRAAHRGAG, encoded by the coding sequence ATGATCCGCCAGCTCGTCCGCAGTTACATCTTCCTCGTCGCGATCGCCATCGCCCTGTTCACGGTGCCGGTGGCCTTCTCGCTCACCGCCCAGTTGCGGGGCGACACCGAGGGGTCCGTGCTGCGCGAGGCCAAGACCATGGCGCTGCTGCTGGCCAACGGCGACTCCACCTCGTGCGAGGCGCTCCAGAAGATGGCCACCGCGTACGCCGCCGAGACGCCCGGCGACGTCCAGGTGACCGGGGCACCGGGCTGCGCGACGGGCCTGCTCCGCCCGAGGGAGGACGCGGCCCTGACCGCGGCCCTCGACCGGAACCACGTGACGACCGACTGGGGCTCCTCCTTCATCTGGGGTCCCGAGCTGGTGATCACGGTCCCCGCCAAGACGGCCGCCGAGGACCGGGTCGTCGGTGCCGTGCGCATCGTCTACTCGACGGACGAGATGACCGACCGCCTGTGGACGATCTGGGGCTTCCGGGCGATCCTCGCGGTGCTGGTCCTCGTGGTGGCCGCCCTGCTCGGCGCGGGGGTGGCGCGCCGCCTCACCCGCCCGCTGCGCCAGCTCAACGACATGGCGAGCAAGTTCAGCGACGGCGACCTGACCGCCCGCTCTCCCGTGACGGGTCCGCCGGAGACCCAGACGCTGGCGCGCACGCTCAACCAGGGCGCGGAACGCCTGGACACGCTGATCGCGGCCCAGCGCATCTTCGTGGCGGACGCCTCGCACCAGCTGCGCACCCCGCTCACGGCCCTGCGGTTGTCCCTGGACAACATCGCGGACGGTGTGGACGACGAGTTCGTACGGGAGGACGTGGAGCAGGCCACCGCCGAGGTGGTCCGGATGAACCGCCTGGTCAACGGCCTGCTGGTGCTGGCCCGGGCCGAGGCGAAGGTGACGGTCGCCGAGCCGCTCCCGCTGCTGGACATCGTGCGGGAGCGGCTCGCCGTGTGGAGGCCGGCCGCCGACGAGCGCGGAGTCACCGTCGCGCTCAGGGGGAGTGTCGACGGCCGGCCGGCTGTGCTGTCCAGCTCCGGTCATCTGGACCAGATGCTGGACAACGTGTTCTCCAACGCCCTGGAGGTCTCACCGGACGGCGGGACGATCACCGTGCGGGTGGACCCCCGGGGCGATGTGGTGGGGGTATCGGTCCTGGACGAGGGACCCGGGATGACGGACGCCGAGAAGTCCCGCGCCTTCGACCGCTTCTGGCGCGGCCAGGGGCTGACCGGGAAGGGCGGTTCCGGTCTCGGTCTCGCCGTCGTCAAGCAACTGGCGACGGACGACGGCGGGACCGTGGCCCTGACGGACGCGCCCGGGGGCGGTCTGTGCGTGACGATCACCCTCCGGGCGGCCCACCGGGGTGCCGGCTGA
- a CDS encoding SgcJ/EcaC family oxidoreductase, which yields MTRRPAATSIRKRVAVTTAVAVLAAGTFVAGAGVAGADSRGSSAKKSAKTATKAQVLGLFDQWNAALQTGDPQKVADLYAKDAVLLPTVSNNVRTDRAEIVDYFEHFLQNKPVGTKVESVVNVLDHNTAIDAGVYEFALTDHETGAKSTVKARYTYAYEKQPNGTWLIVNHHSSKMPEG from the coding sequence ATGACCCGTCGCCCCGCAGCCACGTCCATACGCAAGCGCGTCGCCGTCACCACCGCGGTGGCCGTCCTCGCCGCCGGCACCTTCGTGGCCGGCGCCGGAGTCGCCGGAGCCGACTCGCGCGGCAGTTCCGCGAAGAAGTCCGCCAAGACGGCCACCAAGGCGCAGGTGCTCGGGCTGTTCGACCAGTGGAACGCGGCGCTGCAGACCGGCGACCCGCAGAAGGTCGCCGACCTGTACGCGAAGGACGCCGTCCTGCTGCCGACCGTCTCGAACAACGTCCGTACGGACAGAGCCGAGATCGTCGACTACTTCGAGCACTTCCTCCAGAACAAGCCGGTCGGCACGAAGGTCGAGTCGGTCGTCAACGTTCTCGACCACAACACCGCCATCGACGCCGGTGTGTACGAGTTCGCGCTCACCGACCACGAGACGGGCGCGAAGAGCACCGTCAAGGCCCGCTACACGTACGCCTACGAGAAGCAGCCGAACGGCACGTGGCTGATCGTGAACCACCACTCCTCGAAGATGCCGGAGGGGTGA
- a CDS encoding response regulator transcription factor, with protein MRVLLVEDDEPVAESLRRGLKRYGFEVEWVTTGQAALDHTGPYDVVLLDLGLPDTDGLDVCKVLRERGDVPIIVISARSDETDRVVGLEIGADDYVSKPFGVREVIARIRAVMRRAQPRTPAADAPENGPDRYGPRLTVDRKAARVRLDGQEVALAPKEYDLLAFLTEEPGALMSREQIMEAVWDANWFGPTKTLDVHVAALRRKLAGAITIEAVRGVGFRLEIVKDGGGDASTDSGAS; from the coding sequence GTGCGCGTACTTCTGGTGGAAGACGATGAACCGGTCGCCGAGTCCCTCAGACGCGGCCTGAAGCGCTACGGCTTCGAGGTCGAGTGGGTCACCACGGGCCAGGCGGCCCTGGACCACACGGGCCCCTACGACGTCGTCCTGCTGGACCTCGGCCTGCCCGACACCGACGGCCTGGACGTCTGCAAGGTACTGCGCGAACGCGGCGACGTCCCGATCATCGTGATCAGCGCGCGCAGCGACGAGACGGACCGGGTGGTGGGCCTGGAGATCGGCGCGGACGACTACGTCTCCAAGCCGTTCGGCGTCCGCGAGGTCATCGCCCGCATCCGGGCGGTCATGCGCCGCGCGCAGCCGCGCACCCCCGCCGCCGACGCGCCCGAGAACGGCCCCGACCGCTACGGCCCCCGCCTGACCGTCGACCGCAAGGCGGCCCGGGTACGGCTCGACGGCCAGGAGGTGGCCCTCGCACCCAAGGAGTACGACCTCCTGGCCTTCCTCACCGAGGAGCCCGGGGCGCTGATGTCGCGCGAGCAGATCATGGAAGCGGTCTGGGACGCGAACTGGTTCGGTCCGACGAAGACGCTGGACGTGCACGTGGCGGCGCTGCGGCGGAAGCTCGCGGGCGCGATCACGATCGAGGCGGTGCGCGGGGTCGGCTTCCGGCTGGAGATCGTCAAGGACGGCGGCGGCGACGCGAGCACGGACAGCGGCGCCTCATGA